Proteins encoded within one genomic window of Flavobacterium sp. NG2:
- a CDS encoding DUF6364 family protein: MDTKLTLKLDQEVIEKAKHYAAEKKVSLSRIIENYLNSLTSEKTTDDIQISPFVKSLSSGIKIPADYDYKKDRAEYLDQKHK, translated from the coding sequence ATGGATACTAAACTCACATTAAAGCTTGACCAAGAGGTAATTGAAAAAGCGAAACATTACGCAGCTGAAAAAAAAGTAAGTTTATCCCGAATTATAGAAAACTATCTTAATTCTTTGACTTCAGAAAAAACTACTGATGATATCCAAATTTCACCATTTGTAAAAAGCCTTTCTTCTGGAATCAAAATTCCAGCTGATTATGATTATAAAAAAGACCGTGCTGAATATTTAGACCAAAAACACAAATGA
- a CDS encoding PIN domain-containing protein, which yields MSRLFLDTNVILDLLGERVPFFDSIAKVATLADQKKLTLIVSPLSFTRINYVLNKYEPSETVLNKLRKFKIICEVCEVNEETIDKALNSNFKDFEDAVQYFSALQSNCSIIITRNAKDFKNATIPIMTAEEYLSSIT from the coding sequence ATGAGCAGACTCTTCTTAGACACTAACGTAATATTAGATTTATTGGGAGAAAGAGTTCCTTTTTTTGATTCAATTGCCAAAGTTGCAACCTTGGCAGACCAAAAAAAGCTTACTCTAATTGTTTCACCACTTTCATTTACTAGAATTAATTACGTTTTAAATAAATATGAACCTTCTGAAACTGTACTGAATAAACTTCGAAAGTTTAAAATAATCTGCGAGGTCTGTGAGGTTAATGAAGAAACAATAGACAAAGCGTTGAATTCTAATTTCAAAGATTTTGAAGATGCTGTTCAATATTTTTCCGCTTTACAATCTAACTGCTCCATAATTATAACTAGAAACGCAAAAGACTTTAAAAATGCTACAATTCCAATTATGACAGCGGAGGAGTATTTAAGTAGCATAACGTAA
- a CDS encoding TonB-dependent receptor: MKIKKTFFSTLFLLFSISSFSQDYHTLIGRITDFKTNESLRGVNIFSPEANIKTSTDNYGFYSIKLPQGEHTLKISSIGYYVITKKINLKKDTELDFNLTKGEEALFEIVVKNKTTLTPAGTIELSISTIKKIPAVLGEVDILKSILLLPGVTNAGEGSAGFNVRGGGTDQNLILLDESPIFNPSHAFGFFSVFNSDIIKDLKLYKSGIPANYGGRIASLLDINQKSGNYKKLNVQGGIGVISSRLLLEGPILKDKISFLIGARTTYAHLFLKLLEEQKNNSIYFYDFNAKINYKINSNNNIYISSYLGRDLFKLNNSFTNEYGNTTLNLKWHHQYSKKMNSNLSFSYSDYFYNLNLHFISVNWNSNITNYTFKYAFKNQFSSKFKLNYGLETNHYLFNPGTLKYIDKTTEQLEEKMALEHCYFINAEHDIFKNIKLSYGLRQSIFYHLGPAKVNLYENNSPVIFNTESKIYEKAIPTGIQDYSTNKIIKSYNNLEPRISFSYQLNDNNSINTSYNRTSQYLHLISNTSSPTPLDVWMPSDRYIKPQIGDQIAFGYSKIIKNDYSLQFDVYYKKLKNRLDYIDGADLIANKAIEQVLLKGQMRSYGLEILAKKNRGKLNGWISYTLSKSEKQTTGRTPEETGINNGEWYNSVYDKPHNLAITASYDISKRWTLGSNFVYQTGQATTFPRGQYKYLDISAPIYGSRNKDRLPNYHHLDFSATLKPSTKSTGNWQGEWVFSIYNIYNRKNASSINFRQNIDTGNNEAIKTSIFGFVPAITYNFKF, translated from the coding sequence ATGAAAATAAAAAAGACATTTTTTTCAACTCTTTTTTTACTATTTAGCATTTCATCTTTCTCACAAGATTACCATACACTTATTGGACGAATAACTGATTTTAAAACTAATGAATCATTAAGAGGTGTAAACATATTTAGTCCTGAAGCTAATATAAAAACAAGCACAGATAATTACGGTTTTTACTCCATTAAACTTCCTCAAGGAGAACACACTCTTAAAATAAGTTCTATAGGTTACTACGTCATTACAAAAAAAATAAACCTAAAAAAAGATACCGAACTAGACTTTAATCTAACCAAAGGAGAAGAAGCCCTTTTTGAAATAGTTGTAAAAAACAAAACTACTTTGACTCCAGCTGGAACAATTGAATTGTCTATTTCAACAATAAAAAAAATTCCCGCAGTACTTGGAGAAGTAGATATTCTTAAATCAATTTTATTACTTCCTGGTGTCACTAATGCTGGAGAAGGTTCAGCTGGTTTTAACGTACGTGGAGGCGGTACAGACCAAAACCTAATTCTGCTTGATGAAAGCCCAATATTCAATCCTTCTCATGCTTTTGGTTTTTTCTCAGTATTCAATTCAGATATAATAAAAGACTTAAAACTCTATAAAAGCGGCATCCCTGCCAATTACGGAGGTCGAATTGCATCCCTATTAGACATTAATCAAAAATCTGGAAATTATAAAAAATTGAATGTGCAGGGAGGAATAGGCGTAATCTCCAGCCGACTCCTCCTAGAAGGACCAATTTTGAAAGACAAAATATCATTCTTAATTGGCGCACGAACAACCTATGCCCATCTATTTTTAAAACTTTTAGAAGAACAAAAAAACAACTCCATATACTTCTATGATTTTAACGCCAAAATAAACTACAAAATCAACTCAAACAACAACATTTACATATCCAGTTATTTAGGCCGAGATTTATTTAAACTAAACAATAGCTTCACCAATGAATATGGAAATACAACTTTAAACTTAAAATGGCATCATCAGTATTCAAAAAAAATGAATTCCAATCTTTCCTTTAGTTACAGTGATTACTTTTATAATTTAAACCTTCATTTTATTTCAGTTAATTGGAATTCAAATATTACGAATTACACTTTCAAATATGCCTTTAAAAATCAGTTTTCATCCAAGTTTAAATTAAATTATGGATTAGAAACCAACCATTACCTCTTCAATCCTGGCACTTTAAAATACATCGATAAAACAACCGAACAGTTAGAAGAAAAAATGGCGCTGGAACATTGTTATTTTATAAATGCAGAACATGACATTTTTAAAAACATAAAGCTTTCTTATGGATTAAGACAGAGTATTTTTTATCACTTAGGACCAGCCAAAGTCAACTTATATGAGAATAACTCTCCTGTCATTTTCAACACTGAATCAAAAATCTACGAAAAAGCAATACCAACTGGTATTCAAGATTATAGTACAAACAAAATCATTAAAAGCTATAATAACCTAGAACCTCGTATTTCATTTTCATATCAACTCAACGACAATAATTCAATAAATACCAGTTATAATAGAACGTCCCAATACCTTCATTTAATCTCTAATACTAGTTCACCTACCCCATTAGACGTTTGGATGCCAAGTGATCGGTATATCAAACCTCAAATTGGAGATCAAATTGCTTTTGGTTATTCAAAAATTATCAAAAACGACTATTCACTTCAATTTGATGTCTATTACAAAAAACTAAAAAACAGATTAGACTACATTGACGGTGCCGATTTGATTGCCAATAAAGCTATTGAACAAGTACTATTAAAAGGTCAAATGCGGTCTTATGGTCTTGAAATATTAGCCAAGAAAAACAGAGGAAAACTCAATGGATGGATCTCCTATACTTTATCCAAATCAGAGAAGCAAACTACGGGTAGAACTCCTGAAGAAACAGGAATTAACAATGGTGAATGGTATAATTCTGTTTATGATAAACCTCACAACTTGGCCATAACAGCTTCCTATGATATTTCAAAAAGATGGACTTTAGGATCAAATTTTGTGTATCAAACTGGTCAAGCGACAACTTTCCCTCGAGGACAATACAAATACTTAGACATCTCTGCCCCTATTTATGGTTCTCGTAACAAAGATAGACTCCCTAACTACCACCATCTAGACTTTTCGGCCACGCTTAAACCCTCCACAAAAAGTACTGGAAATTGGCAAGGCGAATGGGTTTTTAGTATTTACAATATATACAATCGAAAAAACGCTTCGTCAATCAACTTTCGACAAAATATAGACACTGGAAATAATGAAGCTATAAAAACTTCCATTTTTGGATTTGTTCCCGCTATTACCTATAATTTTAAATTCTGA